In a single window of the Microbacterium sp. SL75 genome:
- a CDS encoding 2'-5' RNA ligase family protein: MTDVVSLELVFDDETDAAVRAEWDALLAADLPSQARHRGESNRPHVTLLVRSALAPFDAAVLQEIFPLSLVLGAPVLFGAGRHRVIARTVVPSPALLALHTRIHELAGPGADVDHTVPGAWTAHVTLARRVPLERMGEALGVLADNGGRDISGRAVGIRRWDAADKTVADLVGRGTLEQC; encoded by the coding sequence ATGACGGACGTCGTCAGCCTCGAGCTCGTCTTCGATGACGAGACCGACGCCGCCGTCCGCGCGGAGTGGGATGCCCTGCTCGCCGCGGACCTGCCGAGCCAGGCGCGGCATCGGGGAGAGAGCAACCGGCCCCACGTGACGTTGCTCGTCCGATCCGCACTGGCACCGTTCGACGCTGCCGTCCTGCAAGAGATCTTCCCCCTCTCGCTGGTGCTCGGTGCCCCGGTGCTCTTCGGTGCGGGACGGCATCGTGTCATCGCTCGCACGGTCGTACCCTCGCCGGCGCTGCTGGCTCTGCACACCCGCATCCACGAGCTCGCCGGACCCGGTGCCGACGTCGACCACACGGTGCCGGGCGCGTGGACCGCGCATGTCACCCTGGCTCGGCGGGTTCCGCTGGAGCGCATGGGCGAGGCGCTGGGTGTCCTCGCGGACAACGGCGGGAGAGACATCTCGGGCCGGGCCGTCGGGATTCGACGATGGGATGCCGCCGACAAGACGGTCGCCGACCTCGTCGGACGTGGCACCCTGGAACAGTGCTGA
- a CDS encoding PPOX class F420-dependent oxidoreductase: MLTDDALSFLREYHLATLSTVGRSGRVHAVPVGFTYEDGVVRVIGSRGTQKFVNAERSGRASICSVDGAQWISFEGAARVSDDPDAVAHAVELYAARYRQPRPNPDRVVLEMAVERVLGSAAFRA; the protein is encoded by the coding sequence GTGCTGACCGACGACGCCCTCTCCTTCCTCCGCGAGTACCACCTGGCCACCCTGTCGACCGTGGGGCGCTCGGGTCGCGTGCACGCGGTGCCCGTCGGGTTCACCTACGAGGACGGTGTCGTCCGGGTGATCGGATCGCGCGGGACGCAGAAGTTCGTCAATGCCGAGCGCAGCGGCCGCGCCTCGATCTGCTCTGTCGACGGCGCGCAGTGGATCAGCTTCGAGGGCGCTGCTCGGGTGAGCGATGATCCGGATGCCGTGGCGCACGCGGTCGAGCTGTACGCGGCGCGCTACCGCCAGCCGCGCCCCAACCCCGACCGCGTCGTCCTCGAGATGGCCGTCGAGCGTGTGCTCGGTTCGGCAGCGTTTCGCGCCTGA
- a CDS encoding FBP domain-containing protein, whose amino-acid sequence MHALSSSAIRSSFVNVSLRERSSIVVPADLDATAWDRLDYFGWRDAKTPLLGFVIAEIDGSPVGLQLRQTEQPTRTRPQCSWCSDVTLPNDVVFFSARRAGKAGRAGNTVGTLVCARFECSRNARRLDPPAYLGHDAAAARDRRVEALRTHVDTFFRDLRDGV is encoded by the coding sequence ATGCACGCTCTCTCTTCTTCCGCCATTCGATCCAGCTTCGTGAACGTCTCGCTCCGCGAACGCAGCTCGATCGTCGTTCCCGCCGACCTCGACGCCACCGCGTGGGACCGTCTCGACTACTTCGGTTGGCGCGACGCCAAGACCCCGCTGCTCGGCTTCGTGATCGCCGAGATCGACGGAAGCCCCGTCGGCCTGCAACTTCGGCAGACCGAGCAGCCCACACGCACGCGACCGCAGTGCTCATGGTGTTCCGATGTCACGCTGCCGAACGACGTCGTGTTCTTCTCCGCGCGTCGGGCGGGCAAGGCCGGACGCGCGGGGAACACCGTCGGCACCCTGGTGTGCGCGCGGTTCGAATGCTCCCGCAACGCGCGGCGTCTGGATCCACCGGCCTACCTCGGTCACGATGCGGCTGCGGCTCGCGACCGCCGGGTGGAGGCGCTGCGCACTCACGTCGACACGTTCTTCCGCGACCTGCGCGACGGCGTGTGA
- a CDS encoding helix-turn-helix domain-containing protein — protein sequence MTTDVRLDAVLNALADRVRELRRERDLSVVALSFEAGISESRVRAIESGRSTASLATLVALAEAFEIELSELFGETARGGFDRDESSRPDVSHEVTWGGELPPAPWMSASSEVPAPSPYVVPSEVVWGDELPAASWTTARAGADMPELVGLAQPSAPESAPIPSTQKIGGGPLPPAPWVAEADATIVHASDTDQPPAPSAAASGVHVSASRQGGKGSPRYVLVAPSAAAAPREPRTFSDLREGILAGRDFDSLREFAVAAVAEAGHSVVTVARIFRLPVWKLERWVAEAGYVGRR from the coding sequence GTGACCACCGACGTCCGCCTCGATGCTGTGCTGAACGCGCTCGCCGATCGCGTGCGCGAACTGCGGCGCGAGCGCGATCTCAGCGTCGTCGCCCTGTCGTTCGAGGCGGGGATCTCGGAATCCCGCGTACGCGCGATCGAGTCCGGGCGCTCGACGGCATCGCTTGCGACCCTCGTGGCCCTCGCGGAGGCCTTCGAGATCGAACTCTCGGAGCTTTTCGGCGAGACCGCGCGAGGCGGCTTCGATCGCGATGAGTCGAGCCGTCCTGACGTGTCGCACGAGGTGACGTGGGGCGGGGAGCTTCCGCCCGCGCCATGGATGTCCGCCTCTTCCGAAGTCCCCGCGCCGAGCCCCTACGTGGTTCCGAGCGAGGTGGTGTGGGGCGACGAACTCCCCGCCGCTTCATGGACCACAGCGAGGGCCGGTGCCGATATGCCGGAGCTGGTCGGTCTCGCGCAGCCGAGCGCGCCCGAGTCGGCACCGATCCCGTCGACCCAGAAGATCGGGGGAGGCCCGCTTCCGCCGGCGCCGTGGGTCGCGGAAGCGGACGCCACCATCGTGCACGCATCGGATACCGATCAGCCTCCGGCCCCGTCAGCCGCAGCTTCGGGGGTTCACGTTTCCGCGTCCCGCCAGGGCGGGAAGGGGAGTCCCCGCTACGTGCTCGTCGCGCCGAGCGCTGCCGCCGCACCGCGGGAACCTCGCACATTTTCGGATCTACGTGAGGGAATCCTCGCGGGGCGTGATTTCGATTCGCTCCGCGAGTTCGCGGTGGCCGCCGTCGCCGAGGCCGGCCACTCGGTCGTCACCGTCGCGCGGATCTTCCGTCTTCCCGTGTGGAAGCTCGAACGATGGGTCGCCGAGGCGGGATACGTCGGCCGTCGGTGA
- a CDS encoding LLM class F420-dependent oxidoreductase: MTRFGYTLMTEQSGPKALVDYAVGAERAGYDFLVSSDHYSPWLTSQGHAPYAWTVLGAVAQATTDVELMTYVTCPTVRYHPAVVAQKAATLQLLSDGRFTLGLGSGENLNEHVVGEGWPAVHARQDMLVEAIEIIRALHTGDLVTYDGEYFRVDSARVWDAPEGGVPIGVAVSGEHSIARFAPLGDHLITTEPDGELIQGWDEHHEGASRKIGQIPISWDPDKETAIARAHDQFRWFAGGWAVNADLPTPAGFAGASQFVRPEDVAESIACGPDLDELAESVRPFIDAGFTDIAIVQVGDAQQQRFVDEIAAPLLEKLRAL, encoded by the coding sequence ATGACGCGATTCGGCTACACCCTCATGACCGAGCAGAGCGGCCCCAAAGCCCTCGTCGACTACGCCGTCGGCGCGGAACGCGCCGGCTACGACTTCCTCGTCTCGAGCGACCACTACTCCCCGTGGCTGACCAGCCAGGGCCACGCGCCTTACGCCTGGACCGTGCTCGGAGCGGTCGCGCAGGCCACCACCGATGTCGAGTTGATGACCTACGTCACCTGCCCGACGGTCCGGTATCACCCCGCCGTCGTCGCTCAGAAGGCCGCCACCCTGCAGCTGCTGTCCGACGGCCGCTTCACGCTGGGGCTCGGCTCGGGTGAGAACCTGAACGAGCACGTGGTGGGCGAGGGGTGGCCGGCCGTCCACGCGCGGCAGGACATGCTCGTCGAGGCGATCGAGATCATCCGTGCTCTGCACACCGGGGATCTGGTCACCTACGACGGCGAGTACTTCCGCGTCGACTCGGCTCGCGTGTGGGACGCCCCCGAGGGCGGCGTCCCGATCGGTGTCGCCGTCTCCGGCGAGCACTCGATCGCGCGCTTCGCCCCTCTCGGCGACCACCTCATCACCACCGAGCCCGACGGCGAGCTGATCCAGGGCTGGGACGAGCACCACGAGGGCGCGTCTCGCAAGATCGGTCAGATCCCCATCAGCTGGGACCCCGACAAGGAGACCGCGATCGCCCGAGCCCACGACCAGTTCCGATGGTTCGCGGGCGGGTGGGCCGTGAATGCCGATCTGCCCACGCCGGCCGGCTTCGCGGGCGCGTCGCAGTTCGTCCGGCCGGAAGATGTGGCCGAGTCCATCGCGTGCGGTCCCGACCTCGACGAGCTCGCCGAGAGCGTGCGTCCCTTCATCGACGCGGGCTTCACCGACATCGCCATCGTTCAGGTGGGTGACGCGCAGCAACAGCGTTTCGTCGACGAGATCGCCGCACCCCTGCTCGAGAAGCTTCGAGCTCTCTGA
- a CDS encoding TerC family protein produces MGVTPLIWIITIAITIAFFVFEFFAHVRKPHEPSIAESARWSAFYIGLALLFGVGIGVFSGWTYGGEYFAGYLTEKALSIDNLFVFLIIMTGFAVPKIYQQKVLMIGIVIALIMRGAFIAVGAALIENFSWIFYIFGALLLFLAYRQAFSHGESDPANGKFMRFVRRILPVSEEYNDDKLTVRKNGKRFVTPMLLVIIAIGFIDLVFAVDSIPAIYGLTNEAYIVFTANAFALMGLRQLYFLIGGLLERLVYLAQGLAVILAFIGVKLVFHALHVNELPFVNGGQPLLWVPEIPIWFSLLFIAGTVAVATFLSLRKTRNDDKKKDRETFDGEKVIHAPED; encoded by the coding sequence ATGGGCGTCACCCCTTTGATCTGGATCATCACGATCGCGATCACCATCGCGTTCTTCGTGTTCGAATTCTTCGCCCACGTCCGCAAGCCCCACGAGCCCTCGATCGCCGAGTCGGCCCGCTGGTCGGCTTTCTACATCGGCCTGGCCCTGCTGTTCGGCGTCGGGATCGGCGTGTTCTCCGGATGGACCTACGGCGGGGAGTACTTCGCCGGGTACCTGACTGAGAAGGCCCTCTCGATCGACAACCTCTTCGTGTTCCTGATCATCATGACGGGGTTCGCGGTGCCGAAGATCTACCAGCAGAAGGTGCTGATGATCGGCATCGTCATCGCGCTGATCATGCGCGGCGCGTTCATCGCGGTGGGCGCGGCGTTGATCGAGAACTTCTCCTGGATCTTCTACATCTTCGGTGCACTGCTGCTCTTCCTCGCCTACCGCCAGGCCTTCTCGCACGGCGAGAGCGACCCCGCCAACGGCAAGTTCATGCGCTTCGTCCGTCGCATCCTCCCCGTGAGCGAGGAGTACAACGACGACAAGCTGACCGTCCGCAAGAACGGAAAGCGCTTCGTCACCCCGATGCTGCTGGTCATCATCGCGATCGGCTTCATCGACCTCGTCTTCGCCGTCGACTCGATTCCGGCCATCTACGGCCTGACGAACGAGGCATACATCGTCTTCACCGCCAACGCCTTCGCACTCATGGGGCTGCGCCAGCTGTACTTCCTCATCGGCGGCCTGCTGGAGCGTCTCGTCTACCTCGCACAGGGCCTCGCCGTCATCCTGGCGTTCATCGGCGTGAAACTCGTCTTCCACGCTCTCCACGTCAACGAGCTGCCCTTCGTCAACGGCGGGCAACCGCTGCTGTGGGTTCCGGAGATCCCCATCTGGTTCTCGTTGCTGTTCATCGCGGGAACGGTGGCCGTGGCGACGTTCCTCAGCCTCCGCAAGACCCGCAACGACGACAAGAAGAAGGATCGCGAGACCTTCGACGGCGAGAAGGTCATCCACGCCCCCGAGGACTGA
- a CDS encoding TetR/AcrR family transcriptional regulator gives MTLPRSGPVRSEAARLAILDAAVALFVERGYDHLTIEGIARRAGVGKQTIYRWWASKGDVIAEAILEGRILGGQRELPDTGDPRTDLAAWLTDLFTLRASPDGEGLLRSLVAAAAGSAETGRRLRAEILAAPLTESLSRAMGGVTGPRLHAAADALLGAVILRALSREEFDAEDMLTLVDAIVGSAPPH, from the coding sequence ATGACCCTTCCGCGCAGTGGACCCGTCCGCAGCGAGGCGGCACGCCTGGCGATCCTCGACGCGGCCGTCGCACTGTTCGTCGAGCGCGGCTACGACCACCTCACGATCGAGGGCATCGCTCGACGTGCGGGCGTGGGCAAACAGACCATCTACCGGTGGTGGGCGAGCAAGGGCGACGTCATCGCCGAGGCCATCCTCGAGGGGCGCATCCTCGGCGGTCAGCGAGAGCTGCCCGACACGGGCGACCCCCGAACCGATCTCGCCGCCTGGCTGACGGACCTCTTCACCCTGCGAGCGAGTCCCGACGGAGAAGGCTTGCTGCGATCTCTCGTGGCCGCCGCGGCGGGCAGCGCCGAGACCGGTCGACGGCTCCGGGCCGAGATCCTCGCCGCCCCGCTCACCGAAAGCCTCTCGCGGGCCATGGGCGGCGTCACCGGCCCCCGACTGCACGCCGCCGCCGACGCCCTGCTCGGAGCCGTGATCCTGCGGGCTCTGAGCCGCGAGGAGTTCGACGCAGAAGACATGCTCACCCTCGTCGACGCCATCGTGGGCAGCGCTCCCCCGCACTGA
- a CDS encoding MMPL family transporter, giving the protein MAELLHRLGTFAARRAWTVIVAWAVILGVVVGGFLVGYKGLSSSFDIPGTASGDVISELQGELPDFAGASGAVVFRTDDGSALTDEQKTEISALVASASDLPDVARVTDPFTAQQHLEDQRQQVVDGRQQLEQARAQAESGQQQLDAGRAQLEAGQQRLDQGKAQIEAAPLPSAQKQAQLSALEAQQQQIDQQRSALEQQQTQLTEGLAQIDAQQTQLDDGSELLSFADAIRLVSEDGSTAIVNVSFDKPRLELTEASKEAVVEHFTAKAVAGVDVAFNTEISQGVPEIFGVGEIVGVAIAGIVLVVVLGSLLAASFPIATAIIGVAIGAMATLSFSGVIQMASVTPFLGVMLGLAVGIDYALFILYRHRRQLLAGADVRESIGLANGTAGNAVVFAGSTVIVALLALNITGIPFLGLMGTAGAVSVLVAVLIAVSLTPALLGLAGMRILSRRARARATAASGAVEHPRRAARAETGPVATNGRAVRPMSTVRATVTMLVATVVLLVIAIPALSMRLGLPDGGSEAEDSTGYKAFTWSEEAFGAGSNAPLLVTAALPAGTAEADVQGLQLDVARELFSQDDVVAVAPVAVSEDRTLAAFQVIPAEGPNAVSTDRLVRDLRSLPPVDGDIDLGVAGAAAINIDISEGLADVLPIYLVVVVGLSFLIMVMVFRSLLVPLIATLGFVLSLFATYGAVTAVFQWGWLGGLFGVHNPGPILSFLPVILVGILFGLAMDYQLFLTTGMREAWAHGAAPRLAVAQGFRAGRTVVIAAAIIMISVFSGFITSEAVIIKSFGLGLGLGVLFDAFIVRMLLMPAIMHVLGGAAWWLPKWLDRVVPNVDVEGSALERRHPGHHG; this is encoded by the coding sequence ATGGCTGAACTGCTGCACCGCCTCGGAACGTTCGCGGCGCGCCGCGCGTGGACGGTGATCGTCGCCTGGGCCGTGATCCTCGGCGTCGTCGTGGGCGGCTTCCTCGTCGGGTACAAGGGGCTCAGCTCGAGTTTCGACATCCCGGGGACGGCCTCCGGGGACGTGATCTCCGAACTGCAGGGCGAGCTCCCCGATTTCGCCGGCGCATCCGGAGCGGTGGTGTTCCGCACCGATGACGGCTCCGCTCTCACCGACGAGCAGAAGACCGAGATCTCGGCCCTGGTGGCCTCGGCGAGCGACCTGCCCGATGTGGCCCGCGTCACCGATCCGTTCACCGCCCAGCAGCACCTCGAGGATCAGCGCCAGCAGGTCGTCGATGGTCGCCAGCAGCTCGAGCAGGCCCGCGCTCAGGCGGAGTCGGGCCAGCAGCAGCTGGACGCGGGGAGGGCGCAGCTCGAGGCCGGACAACAGCGGCTCGACCAGGGGAAGGCGCAGATCGAAGCCGCGCCGCTGCCCTCCGCCCAGAAGCAGGCGCAGCTCTCCGCCCTCGAGGCGCAGCAGCAGCAGATCGACCAGCAGCGCTCCGCTCTCGAGCAGCAGCAGACGCAGCTGACCGAAGGCCTCGCCCAGATCGACGCCCAGCAGACCCAGCTCGATGACGGCTCCGAGCTGCTGAGCTTCGCGGATGCCATCCGGCTGGTGTCGGAGGACGGCTCGACGGCGATCGTCAACGTCTCGTTCGACAAGCCGCGTCTCGAGCTCACCGAGGCGTCGAAAGAAGCGGTCGTGGAGCATTTCACCGCGAAGGCGGTCGCCGGCGTGGACGTGGCGTTCAACACCGAGATCTCCCAGGGAGTGCCCGAGATCTTCGGGGTGGGCGAGATCGTGGGCGTGGCCATCGCCGGCATCGTCCTCGTCGTCGTGCTGGGGTCGCTGCTCGCGGCGTCCTTCCCGATCGCCACGGCGATCATCGGCGTCGCCATCGGTGCCATGGCGACGTTGTCGTTCTCGGGTGTCATTCAGATGGCATCCGTCACGCCCTTCCTCGGGGTCATGCTCGGCCTCGCGGTCGGCATCGACTACGCGCTCTTCATCCTCTACCGCCACCGCAGGCAGCTCCTGGCGGGCGCGGATGTCCGCGAATCGATCGGGCTCGCCAACGGGACGGCGGGCAACGCCGTCGTCTTCGCCGGGTCCACGGTCATCGTCGCGTTGCTGGCGCTGAACATCACCGGCATCCCGTTCCTCGGTCTGATGGGAACCGCGGGGGCCGTGAGCGTCCTGGTCGCGGTGCTGATCGCCGTCTCGCTGACCCCCGCCCTGCTCGGGCTCGCGGGCATGCGCATCCTCAGCCGCAGGGCGCGCGCTCGCGCGACCGCCGCATCCGGCGCCGTCGAGCACCCGCGCCGCGCCGCCCGAGCCGAGACCGGCCCGGTCGCGACGAACGGGCGGGCCGTGCGCCCGATGTCGACGGTGCGCGCCACCGTGACGATGCTCGTGGCGACGGTGGTGCTTCTCGTGATCGCCATCCCCGCTCTCTCGATGCGCCTGGGGTTGCCCGACGGCGGTAGCGAAGCCGAGGATTCCACCGGGTACAAAGCCTTCACCTGGAGCGAGGAGGCTTTCGGCGCCGGATCCAACGCCCCGCTTCTCGTGACGGCCGCGCTCCCCGCCGGTACCGCCGAGGCCGACGTCCAGGGCCTGCAGCTCGACGTGGCCCGCGAGCTCTTCTCTCAGGACGACGTGGTGGCGGTGGCACCCGTCGCGGTGTCCGAGGACCGCACGCTCGCCGCGTTCCAGGTCATCCCCGCCGAGGGACCGAACGCGGTGTCCACCGATCGGCTGGTGCGCGACCTGCGTTCGCTCCCCCCGGTCGACGGAGACATCGACCTCGGCGTCGCGGGCGCGGCGGCCATCAACATCGACATCTCCGAGGGGTTGGCGGACGTTCTGCCGATCTACCTCGTGGTCGTCGTCGGTCTGTCGTTCCTCATCATGGTCATGGTCTTCCGCTCTCTGCTCGTACCGCTGATCGCCACCCTCGGCTTCGTGCTGTCCCTGTTCGCGACGTACGGAGCAGTCACCGCGGTCTTCCAGTGGGGATGGCTCGGCGGCCTGTTCGGGGTACACAACCCCGGACCGATCCTGAGCTTCCTGCCGGTGATCCTGGTCGGCATCCTGTTCGGCCTGGCGATGGACTACCAGCTGTTCCTGACCACCGGCATGCGTGAGGCCTGGGCGCACGGCGCCGCCCCGCGGCTGGCCGTGGCGCAGGGCTTCCGGGCGGGCCGCACCGTGGTGATCGCTGCGGCGATCATCATGATCTCGGTGTTCTCGGGCTTCATCACCTCGGAGGCCGTCATCATCAAATCGTTCGGTCTGGGGCTCGGCCTCGGAGTGCTCTTCGACGCGTTCATCGTTCGTATGCTGCTGATGCCCGCGATCATGCACGTGCTGGGCGGCGCCGCCTGGTGGCTGCCCAAGTGGCTCGACCGCGTCGTGCCGAACGTCGACGTCGAAGGCTCGGCGCTCGAGCGTCGCCATCCGGGACACCACGGGTAG
- a CDS encoding esterase/lipase family protein, with protein MSKDAVTTVPQRIRTVLRDAGWWARDYVYAIRAQARALLGRDAADLLAEGEGTPVVLLPGIYETWRFLEPLARALHERGHPVHVVTELGGNRRPIAESAGRVAALLFSRGLNDVVLVAHSKGGLIGKHVMAFSPAGERVRAMVAVATPFGGSRYSRLMPTPSLRAFASGDATMKALAASGAVNTRIVSVFGPFDPHIPEGSELAGARNVVLAGGGHFRVLADPRVIAEVIRVAE; from the coding sequence ATGTCGAAGGACGCCGTGACCACCGTGCCGCAGCGGATCCGTACCGTTCTGCGCGACGCGGGATGGTGGGCGCGCGACTACGTCTACGCGATTCGCGCCCAGGCACGGGCTCTTCTCGGCCGCGACGCTGCGGACCTCCTCGCCGAGGGCGAAGGCACGCCGGTCGTCCTGCTCCCGGGCATCTACGAGACCTGGCGCTTCCTCGAGCCGCTCGCGCGGGCCCTGCACGAACGCGGCCACCCCGTGCACGTCGTGACGGAACTCGGCGGCAACCGGCGACCGATCGCGGAATCCGCCGGACGGGTTGCCGCCCTGCTGTTCTCTCGGGGTCTTAATGACGTGGTGCTCGTCGCGCACAGCAAGGGCGGACTCATCGGCAAGCACGTCATGGCCTTCAGCCCTGCCGGTGAGCGCGTGCGTGCGATGGTCGCGGTCGCCACTCCGTTCGGCGGGTCTCGGTACAGCCGCCTCATGCCGACGCCTTCGCTGCGTGCCTTCGCCTCGGGCGACGCGACGATGAAGGCGCTCGCCGCGTCGGGCGCGGTGAATACGCGCATCGTCTCTGTGTTCGGTCCGTTCGACCCGCATATCCCCGAGGGAAGCGAGCTCGCCGGTGCCCGCAACGTCGTGCTCGCCGGCGGCGGGCACTTCCGCGTGCTCGCCGACCCGCGTGTGATCGCCGAGGTGATCCGCGTCGCGGAGTGA
- a CDS encoding MarR family winged helix-turn-helix transcriptional regulator codes for MSIEKTAPPSYWYSDSTDDERGARVMEAMRAYRSAEMAMRRRTQGSMAMGENELLVLRFLTRATSSGRDVTPVDLARHLGVSTASVTALLDRLERSGHLERRPHPSDRRKVLVSTTSHADEEMRDTLASMHDRMMQATRGMTESETVAVTAFLQRMRCAVADVCDTAGPSCCALIAERADAPIVRSAGDIAPPNAA; via the coding sequence ATGTCGATCGAGAAGACGGCACCTCCGTCGTACTGGTACAGCGACAGCACCGACGATGAGCGTGGAGCGCGGGTCATGGAGGCGATGCGGGCCTACCGTTCGGCCGAGATGGCGATGCGCCGGCGCACGCAGGGCTCGATGGCCATGGGAGAGAACGAGCTGCTCGTGCTTCGGTTCCTGACCAGGGCCACCTCCTCAGGCCGCGATGTCACTCCGGTCGATCTGGCGCGTCACCTCGGTGTCTCCACGGCCTCCGTGACCGCCCTCCTGGACCGACTCGAGCGATCCGGGCATCTGGAGCGCCGCCCGCACCCCTCCGACCGGCGGAAGGTTCTCGTCTCCACCACCTCCCACGCCGATGAGGAGATGCGGGACACCCTCGCCTCCATGCACGACCGCATGATGCAGGCCACTCGCGGTATGACCGAGAGCGAGACCGTAGCGGTCACCGCTTTTCTTCAGCGCATGCGATGCGCCGTCGCCGACGTGTGCGACACGGCGGGCCCCTCGTGCTGTGCGCTGATCGCGGAGCGGGCGGACGCTCCCATCGTCCGTTCCGCCGGGGACATCGCTCCCCCGAACGCCGCCTGA
- a CDS encoding DUF998 domain-containing protein, producing the protein MTETVERPVTRVARTQTSPVARLATAGGIAAFLSAVLIWVCRLWEPSVQYVSQLGATSMPTAPLFNTALLLLAIAAVLVDRSLAFRGGGYVVGWPVATTLLVCGLCFGVASVVTCSPGCPIPFTEGALPQDLIHISFAVLGFVLAIVAMGQVAAIRRRPWMRAASVVTLVAVGLTSFSGAMIALSRGDTTLGGNLEFTAATLAIAWFGVFGLQVAADERRARAKMPDV; encoded by the coding sequence ATGACCGAGACAGTCGAGCGGCCCGTCACGCGGGTAGCCCGGACGCAAACCTCACCCGTCGCCCGCTTGGCGACGGCCGGGGGTATCGCGGCTTTCCTCAGCGCGGTGCTCATCTGGGTCTGTCGCTTGTGGGAGCCGAGCGTGCAGTACGTCAGCCAGCTCGGCGCCACGTCGATGCCGACCGCGCCCCTGTTCAACACGGCTCTTCTCCTGCTCGCGATCGCCGCCGTCCTCGTCGACCGGTCCTTGGCGTTTCGGGGAGGGGGATATGTCGTCGGGTGGCCCGTCGCCACGACGCTGCTCGTGTGCGGGTTGTGCTTCGGGGTGGCATCTGTCGTCACCTGCTCGCCCGGATGCCCCATTCCCTTCACGGAGGGAGCCCTCCCTCAGGATCTGATCCACATCTCTTTCGCCGTCCTCGGGTTCGTCTTGGCGATCGTCGCGATGGGGCAGGTCGCCGCCATCCGGCGGCGCCCCTGGATGCGCGCGGCTTCCGTCGTCACGCTCGTCGCTGTCGGTCTGACATCGTTCAGTGGCGCGATGATCGCTCTCTCCCGGGGCGACACGACGCTCGGTGGGAACCTCGAGTTCACCGCCGCCACCTTGGCCATCGCGTGGTTCGGGGTGTTCGGTCTGCAGGTCGCCGCCGACGAACGACGAGCCCGCGCGAAGATGCCCGACGTGTGA